From one Streptomyces sp. R41 genomic stretch:
- a CDS encoding SurA N-terminal domain-containing protein, translating into MHRRRRTALVLSAALVAAAPLLSACGSDAHPGAAAVVGGQRITVAQLESRVKEVRAAQKAATKDEAQYEQTIARTGTLARDTLHGMVLDRVLDRAAKNAGVTVTRKDTQQLRASLEQQAGGAQALEAAWLQNYGVAPARLGDSLRTEVEAQKLAATLGVDMNTTDGKATFWKAMSVASKELHVDLNPRYGAWDVQKSSRVDAKTPWLREVTAAGTQQTT; encoded by the coding sequence TTGCACCGCCGCCGTCGCACCGCGCTCGTCCTCTCCGCCGCGCTCGTCGCCGCGGCCCCTCTCCTGTCCGCGTGCGGCAGCGACGCGCATCCGGGCGCCGCGGCCGTCGTCGGCGGTCAGCGGATCACGGTCGCGCAGCTGGAGAGCCGGGTGAAAGAGGTGCGCGCGGCGCAGAAGGCCGCCACCAAGGACGAGGCCCAGTACGAGCAGACCATCGCCAGGACCGGCACACTCGCCCGCGACACCCTGCACGGCATGGTCCTCGACCGGGTCCTGGACCGCGCCGCGAAGAACGCGGGCGTCACTGTGACCCGCAAGGACACTCAGCAGCTGCGGGCCTCCCTCGAGCAGCAGGCGGGCGGCGCGCAGGCACTGGAGGCCGCCTGGCTGCAGAACTACGGGGTGGCGCCGGCGCGCCTCGGCGACAGCCTGCGCACCGAGGTCGAGGCGCAGAAGCTCGCCGCCACGCTGGGCGTCGACATGAACACCACCGACGGCAAGGCCACCTTCTGGAAGGCGATGTCCGTCGCCTCCAAGGAACTCCACGTCGACCTGAACCCGCGTTACGGCGCCTGGGACGTCCAGAAGAGCAGCCGCGTCGACGCGAAGACGCCGTGGCTGCGGGAGGTCACCGCGGCGGGGACCCAGCAGACGACGTAA
- a CDS encoding nucleoside triphosphate pyrophosphohydrolase, translated as MNATSFDGAPDATGPGAPAPSTDPGRIVLLTTSHRVAPGLLSWPAWQALRGADQVLCADGAHPQLPYLREAGIAVDEASPTAQELVDACAGGRTLVVVATGEGEPRLTDGLARLAGSGRIQMPDLELLPASYDLPGARLLDLVQVMDRIRAECPWSSQQTHKGLAKYGIEEAYELVEAIEEGDRDELREELGDVLLQVVFHARIAEEDEDAPFSIDDVAGGIVAKLIHRHPHVFGDETATTPEEVKEHWLRTKAVEKQRTSVTEGVPLGQPGLALAAKLASRVRTAGLDVELPRGEGVGYELLATAARAEAEGVDPEAALRAAARAYRDAIRAAEGSSGADAGD; from the coding sequence GTGAACGCAACCAGCTTCGACGGCGCCCCGGACGCGACCGGCCCCGGTGCCCCCGCCCCCTCCACCGACCCCGGTCGTATCGTCCTGCTCACCACCAGCCACCGGGTGGCGCCCGGGCTGCTGTCCTGGCCCGCCTGGCAGGCGCTCCGTGGGGCCGACCAGGTGCTGTGCGCGGACGGCGCGCACCCGCAGTTGCCCTATCTGCGTGAGGCGGGCATCGCCGTCGACGAGGCGTCCCCGACCGCCCAGGAGCTGGTCGACGCGTGCGCGGGCGGCCGCACCCTGGTCGTCGTCGCCACCGGCGAGGGCGAGCCACGGCTCACCGACGGCCTGGCCCGCCTGGCCGGCTCCGGCCGCATACAGATGCCTGACCTGGAGCTGCTCCCCGCCTCGTACGACCTGCCGGGCGCCCGCCTCCTCGACCTCGTCCAGGTCATGGACCGCATCCGCGCCGAGTGCCCCTGGTCGTCCCAGCAGACCCACAAGGGCCTGGCGAAGTACGGCATCGAGGAGGCGTACGAACTGGTCGAGGCGATCGAGGAGGGCGACCGCGACGAGCTGCGCGAAGAGCTCGGCGACGTCCTGCTCCAGGTCGTCTTCCACGCCCGCATCGCCGAGGAGGACGAGGACGCGCCCTTCTCCATCGACGACGTCGCGGGCGGCATCGTGGCCAAGCTCATCCACCGCCACCCGCACGTCTTCGGGGACGAGACGGCCACCACCCCTGAGGAGGTCAAGGAGCACTGGCTGCGCACGAAGGCCGTGGAGAAGCAGCGGACATCCGTGACGGAGGGGGTCCCGCTGGGCCAGCCGGGCCTGGCGCTGGCGGCGAAGCTGGCATCCAGGGTGCGCACGGCGGGACTTGACGTCGAGCTGCCGCGGGGCGAGGGCGTCGGGTACGAGCTGCTGGCGACAGCCGCGCGCGCCGAGGCCGAGGGCGTGGACCCGGAGGCGGCGCTCCGGGCGGCGGCACGGGCGTACCGGGACGCGATCCGGGCGGCGGAGGGGTCTTCGGGGGCAGACGCGGGGGACTGA
- a CDS encoding glycoside hydrolase domain-containing protein, which yields MSSHRHSKKRRYVAWAAAGAAVVAGAGIAAQTSMAATTWPAQRTFTGRAFDTCAAPSLSAMKAWHTGFYGAAAVYVGGKNRGCSQPNLTASWVKSVSTVGWKLIPLYVGAQPPCQTGSSPEKLTASTAASLGATDAADAVAKASALGMKAGSPIYLDMEAYDTTNTACNNAVLTYVRAFDQALHAKTYRTGYYGFTSSSAKAIANATDKTDLPGNLWYALWDKQNTTTADWPFGATQFTNHSRAHQYMVNSKESRGGYTITVDRDAWDAPVAITG from the coding sequence ATGTCCAGCCATCGGCATTCCAAGAAGCGCAGGTACGTGGCATGGGCCGCGGCCGGTGCCGCCGTGGTCGCCGGAGCCGGGATCGCCGCGCAGACCTCGATGGCCGCCACCACGTGGCCCGCGCAGCGGACCTTCACCGGGCGCGCCTTCGACACCTGCGCCGCGCCCTCGCTGTCCGCGATGAAGGCCTGGCACACCGGCTTCTACGGCGCAGCCGCCGTCTACGTAGGCGGCAAGAACCGCGGCTGCAGCCAGCCCAACCTCACCGCCTCCTGGGTGAAGTCGGTCAGCACGGTCGGCTGGAAACTCATCCCCCTGTACGTCGGCGCCCAGCCGCCCTGCCAGACCGGGTCCAGCCCCGAGAAGCTCACCGCGTCCACTGCGGCCTCGCTCGGTGCGACCGACGCCGCGGACGCCGTGGCCAAGGCATCGGCGCTCGGCATGAAGGCCGGCAGCCCGATCTACCTTGACATGGAGGCGTACGACACGACGAACACGGCCTGCAACAACGCCGTGTTGACATATGTCCGCGCCTTCGACCAAGCGCTGCACGCCAAGACGTACCGCACCGGCTACTACGGCTTCACCAGCTCCAGCGCCAAGGCCATCGCGAACGCGACCGACAAGACCGACCTGCCGGGCAACCTCTGGTACGCGCTGTGGGACAAGCAGAACACCACGACCGCGGACTGGCCGTTCGGCGCCACCCAGTTCACGAACCACAGCCGCGCCCACCAGTACATGGTGAACAGCAAGGAGTCGCGCGGCGGTTACACGATCACCGTGGACCGGGACGCGTGGGACGCGCCGGTGGCGATCACGGGCTGA